A window of Sphingorhabdus lacus contains these coding sequences:
- a CDS encoding TetR/AcrR family transcriptional regulator: MARPQTDIEAGRAELLEVVDDLIRKRGAVDISMSDLAAAAGMSPSNLYRFFDSKEALLEAVAERFFDEKVRIMVEVTESDLPVREKMYEYFARRFVVMVEKYEAEPDLLKSYLEIGQQYFEVVRGYVDLGDHYLALIVAEAMEQGYFTGLSIDETVSLINQMVHCYTNPESIIYIGTNKLRVEKLALIVDAIFNGLGSQASAKLTKEPHIKIVS; this comes from the coding sequence ATGGCCCGCCCCCAAACCGATATTGAGGCTGGAAGAGCCGAGTTGCTCGAAGTCGTTGACGACCTGATCCGCAAGCGCGGGGCGGTCGATATTTCCATGTCGGACCTTGCCGCAGCGGCGGGAATGTCGCCCTCCAACCTCTACCGCTTCTTCGACAGCAAAGAGGCCTTGCTGGAGGCGGTGGCCGAGCGGTTCTTTGACGAGAAAGTCCGCATCATGGTGGAGGTCACTGAATCCGACCTTCCGGTGCGCGAGAAAATGTACGAATATTTCGCCCGCCGCTTCGTGGTGATGGTCGAAAAATATGAGGCGGAACCCGATCTGCTCAAAAGCTATCTCGAAATCGGGCAGCAATATTTCGAAGTCGTGCGCGGCTATGTCGACCTTGGCGACCATTATCTCGCGCTGATCGTCGCCGAGGCGATGGAGCAGGGCTATTTCACCGGCCTGTCGATTGACGAGACAGTTTCGCTGATTAACCAGATGGTGCATTGCTACACCAACCCGGAATCCATAATATATATAGGTACCAACAAGTTACGCGTCGAGAAGCTGGCCCTGATCGTCGACGCCATCTTTAACGGACTAGGCTCTCAGGCTTCGGCCAAATTAACAAAAGAGCCGCATATCAAAATCGTATCCTGA